In a single window of the Candidatus Poribacteria bacterium genome:
- a CDS encoding OmpA family protein, translating to MKYYGLLLLVTCFIVSGCPAPEIDEVILATQFQDAQQAINDAAALDAEPLVPEEFGRAVKLLNFARNSREKGDIPQSAEFAYQAELVAQIASAKARQHRARQKVVALREQIYQQIIKAHEHELEIARIREAILEEQLARALSARDKGQLQTEQLSTELAHLKTSLHQTELRLSLTSVESLVSVSQYTYPAIETTAGYERAQASIASIVNLIEQEAFVEAADAISDAQKLADNLYQLAQEKQEEDAVARTSAHIAITKAEVIIQRAQYLNANQHATEQFQKATAQLKRAKQELATHRYEQAQQFAQQAQQTADETVVISEAAEFRQRAQRELDRRAAGAQQAVDVLKRNLAAQAKTQVPQLEARLYELANTAYTKAKTALADKEYETAVAASAEGGDYLERAVANAQRITSAKSDLLNAAKRIPKATVIEQSDSVLIRIRGNVFAHGSIQLQREFFATFEQLAKVLRRDSFSSYPIRIEVHTSALGNANVNRNVSMGRADAIKRSLVEERVNPERLTAVGLGETAPLIEAGPNKEEQNRRIDIIVKTN from the coding sequence ATGAAATATTACGGATTGCTACTTTTGGTTACATGCTTTATCGTATCTGGATGCCCTGCACCAGAGATCGATGAAGTCATACTTGCGACACAATTCCAAGACGCGCAGCAGGCGATCAATGATGCAGCCGCATTGGATGCTGAACCTCTGGTGCCAGAGGAATTCGGGCGGGCAGTGAAACTTCTGAATTTCGCTCGGAACTCGCGAGAAAAGGGAGACATCCCCCAAAGTGCTGAATTTGCGTATCAGGCAGAATTGGTTGCGCAGATCGCCAGCGCAAAGGCACGGCAGCATCGCGCTCGACAAAAAGTCGTTGCCCTCCGAGAACAGATATACCAACAAATTATAAAGGCACACGAGCACGAACTCGAAATCGCCCGTATCCGTGAGGCGATCCTTGAGGAACAACTCGCCCGTGCGTTGAGCGCTCGAGACAAGGGGCAACTGCAAACAGAGCAGCTTTCGACGGAACTCGCGCATTTAAAAACATCGCTACATCAGACGGAACTTCGCCTGTCGCTCACAAGTGTAGAATCACTCGTTAGTGTTTCACAATACACCTATCCAGCGATCGAAACAACTGCAGGCTACGAACGTGCCCAAGCATCAATCGCTTCGATAGTGAACCTTATTGAGCAAGAGGCGTTCGTTGAAGCAGCGGATGCTATCTCGGATGCACAGAAACTCGCCGACAACCTTTACCAGTTAGCGCAGGAAAAACAGGAGGAAGACGCAGTAGCGAGGACAAGCGCGCATATCGCAATCACGAAGGCGGAAGTAATCATTCAGCGTGCGCAATATCTCAATGCCAACCAACACGCAACAGAGCAATTCCAAAAGGCAACAGCACAATTGAAACGTGCAAAGCAGGAATTAGCCACCCATCGCTACGAGCAAGCACAACAATTTGCGCAACAGGCGCAACAAACCGCCGATGAGACAGTCGTAATCTCGGAAGCGGCGGAATTTAGACAACGCGCACAGAGAGAGTTAGATCGGCGGGCAGCGGGAGCACAACAAGCGGTTGATGTACTGAAACGAAATCTCGCAGCACAAGCAAAGACACAGGTCCCACAGTTAGAAGCACGACTCTATGAACTTGCCAATACGGCGTATACAAAGGCAAAAACCGCATTAGCAGACAAGGAATATGAGACGGCTGTCGCAGCTTCCGCGGAGGGCGGTGATTATCTGGAACGCGCCGTTGCAAACGCACAACGAATAACATCGGCGAAGTCAGATTTACTAAACGCAGCAAAGCGAATCCCTAAAGCTACCGTTATAGAGCAGAGCGATAGTGTCCTCATCCGTATCAGAGGAAACGTGTTTGCCCACGGCAGCATCCAACTTCAAAGAGAATTTTTCGCGACGTTTGAGCAACTCGCAAAAGTCTTACGTCGGGATAGTTTCAGCAGTTATCCGATTCGAATCGAGGTACACACAAGTGCCTTGGGAAATGCGAACGTCAATCGAAATGTAAGTATGGGGCGTGCAGACGCAATCAAGAGGTCCCTCGTTGAAGAACGCGTCAACCCAGAACGCCTCACCGCTGTAGGCTTGGGAGAAACCGCGCCTCTTATCGAAGCCGGTCCCAACAAAGAGGAACAGAACCGTAGAATTGATATAATTGTCAAGACAAACTAA
- a CDS encoding 50S ribosomal protein L27: MAHKKGGGSTRNGRDSIGKRLGVKRFSGNYVTAGSILTRQRGTHIHPGNNVGVGRDYTLFSKIDGYVWFERKDKYRRKVSVYTERPEF, encoded by the coding sequence ATGGCTCATAAGAAAGGCGGCGGAAGCACCCGGAACGGACGCGACAGTATCGGAAAGCGACTCGGTGTCAAAAGATTTTCCGGAAATTATGTCACCGCAGGGAGCATTCTCACCCGACAGCGTGGAACGCACATCCACCCCGGAAACAACGTTGGGGTCGGAAGAGACTATACGCTCTTCTCGAAAATTGATGGATATGTATGGTTTGAGCGGAAAGACAAATATCGCCGAAAGGTGAGCGTCTATACAGAGCGTCCTGAATTTTAG
- a CDS encoding Rne/Rng family ribonuclease yields MEKEILISDDEYETRCAVLEEGVLNEIYIERKAATQTLGNLYKGRVENVLPGMQVAFVDIGLERHAFLHISDLKYEHADEDEDANGKRNGDRKSSKNTAVLDLKGKQTKQTRGGRGFPFLISDLISKKQELLVQVGKEPIGTKGARVTSNITLPGRYVVYMPNSSNIGVSRRIESASERDRLRSMAKAVKADVEGGFIIRTAAEGLNETEFAAEIRYLIDQWKQVCTRADKKSAPSLVSRDLSFTNRIVRDMLTKEVKQFLIDSDAGYQETMEYVSSVMPDLKARVSLYREDSTLFDAYGVERALKEALSEKIWLKCGGHIIIQETEAMVSIDVNTGRFVGKSDPDNTILSANLEAVEEVVRQIQLRDLGGIIVVDFIDMEEAAHRKRVFKMLQEALRKDRARTNILHFSDLGLVEMTRQRTRPSLSTLLMEKCPYCDGHGTVLSVETVVIQLLRAIKMAHKQTRQPQLRVTANDYVVLHIKSKMSNKLRELRKSLKLDLILEPDADLHLEDYRIFVGKGEEVFLN; encoded by the coding sequence ATGGAAAAGGAGATACTTATTTCTGATGATGAGTATGAAACGCGCTGTGCGGTACTTGAGGAGGGAGTGCTGAATGAAATTTACATTGAACGGAAAGCAGCAACGCAAACATTGGGGAATCTCTACAAAGGACGCGTTGAGAACGTACTACCCGGAATGCAAGTAGCATTCGTTGATATTGGATTGGAACGGCATGCCTTTCTACATATTTCTGACCTCAAATATGAGCATGCTGACGAAGATGAGGACGCAAATGGGAAACGCAACGGAGACCGAAAATCCAGCAAAAACACCGCAGTATTGGACCTGAAGGGAAAGCAGACCAAACAGACACGCGGTGGACGCGGGTTCCCATTTCTCATAAGTGACCTCATTTCAAAGAAACAGGAACTCCTCGTTCAGGTCGGCAAGGAGCCTATCGGCACAAAGGGGGCACGGGTTACCAGTAACATCACGCTCCCTGGACGTTATGTCGTCTACATGCCCAATTCCTCGAATATCGGCGTATCGCGACGCATTGAGTCTGCTTCTGAAAGAGACAGACTTCGTAGTATGGCAAAGGCAGTAAAAGCCGACGTTGAAGGCGGATTTATCATCCGTACTGCCGCTGAAGGTTTGAACGAAACCGAGTTCGCAGCCGAAATTCGATACCTTATTGACCAATGGAAACAGGTATGCACCCGCGCAGACAAAAAATCTGCACCCAGTCTCGTCAGTAGAGATCTCAGTTTTACCAATAGGATCGTCCGGGATATGCTCACGAAGGAGGTCAAGCAATTCCTTATCGATTCAGACGCAGGGTATCAGGAGACGATGGAATACGTCTCCTCTGTCATGCCTGATCTGAAAGCGCGCGTCTCGCTCTATCGGGAAGATTCGACACTCTTTGATGCTTACGGGGTTGAACGCGCACTCAAGGAAGCACTCAGCGAGAAAATTTGGCTCAAATGTGGAGGGCATATTATCATCCAAGAGACTGAAGCCATGGTCTCGATTGATGTCAACACCGGTCGATTCGTTGGAAAGTCTGACCCAGATAACACGATTCTCAGTGCTAACCTTGAGGCTGTTGAGGAAGTCGTCCGCCAAATTCAATTGCGGGACTTAGGTGGGATTATCGTCGTTGATTTTATTGATATGGAAGAGGCTGCGCACCGGAAACGTGTCTTTAAAATGCTACAGGAAGCACTCCGAAAGGACCGGGCCCGCACAAATATCCTTCATTTCTCAGATTTAGGGCTCGTTGAGATGACACGCCAGCGCACCCGTCCAAGCCTCTCTACCCTACTGATGGAGAAGTGCCCTTACTGCGATGGACACGGCACTGTTCTATCTGTTGAAACCGTTGTCATTCAGTTGCTACGTGCGATAAAGATGGCGCATAAACAAACGCGGCAGCCCCAATTACGGGTTACCGCGAATGACTATGTCGTCTTGCATATAAAGTCGAAGATGTCGAATAAATTGCGGGAACTCAGGAAGTCATTAAAGTTAGATCTCATTCTGGAACCTGATGCCGACTTACACCTCGAAGATTACCGAATCTTTGTCGGAAAAGGTGAAGAGGTCTTTCTCAATTAA
- a CDS encoding bifunctional response regulator/alkaline phosphatase family protein: protein MSQTHQILWIDDEIEALQPHILVLRDRGYAVTPVTNGEDGIALLARGDTQYSAILLDQVMPGKDGMATLDAIRTINTQIPVILVTQSSDEQFVEVALGKQITDFLVKPIGVAQIVSTLKRVLDQPQIVIDQIPSRYTTDFNAIRAMKDSSPNWQDWVNIYVKLLQWDLVSEKLAEGGLEETHLAQKKECNTEFSDFVATHYPDWVAGSSDAPPLSVNVLDQHVIPQLQSGKSVYFIVVDCFRLDHWLAVESLLYPYFSIERQYSFSILPSATMYARNALFSGLFPIEIAERYPQYWQEESDGDTSTNRYERQLLEAHLKRRGIKLKPGVQYFKIFDTRGGNTYKKRVAANTRVSLSALVVNFIDILTHQRSQSDVLQQLAPDESAFRALARSWFSHSVFFDILRIIAAQNATVVLTSDHGSVFCNRATRAYGNRDTTTSLRFKIGSNLGCEEREAVYLRNPKEYRLPAENASKDYILAKDDYYFVYPNDFYKYKRQFQGGFQHGGISMGELITPVVTLTPRL, encoded by the coding sequence ATGTCACAAACACACCAAATCTTATGGATTGATGATGAAATAGAAGCGTTGCAACCGCATATTCTTGTGCTACGCGACCGAGGCTACGCAGTCACGCCCGTGACAAATGGCGAAGACGGCATCGCGCTTTTAGCGCGCGGTGATACGCAGTACAGTGCTATCCTACTTGACCAGGTGATGCCCGGTAAAGATGGAATGGCAACGCTCGATGCAATTCGCACCATCAATACACAAATCCCTGTTATCCTTGTCACCCAATCCAGCGATGAGCAATTTGTTGAGGTCGCTCTCGGCAAGCAGATAACCGATTTCTTGGTAAAACCGATCGGTGTAGCCCAGATCGTCTCAACACTGAAGCGCGTCCTTGATCAACCGCAGATAGTCATAGATCAGATTCCGAGTCGCTACACCACTGATTTCAACGCTATTCGAGCAATGAAGGACTCGTCCCCGAATTGGCAAGACTGGGTCAATATCTATGTGAAATTATTACAATGGGATCTGGTGTCTGAGAAGTTAGCCGAGGGAGGATTAGAGGAAACACATCTTGCACAGAAGAAGGAGTGCAATACCGAATTCTCTGACTTTGTCGCAACACATTATCCTGATTGGGTTGCGGGGAGTTCTGACGCACCCCCCTTATCGGTCAATGTTCTCGATCAGCATGTTATCCCTCAACTTCAATCTGGAAAATCTGTTTATTTTATTGTGGTTGACTGCTTTCGCTTAGACCATTGGTTGGCAGTTGAATCACTTTTGTACCCTTATTTCTCTATCGAACGTCAATATAGTTTTTCAATCCTACCGAGTGCGACAATGTACGCACGAAATGCCCTCTTCAGCGGCTTGTTTCCAATAGAGATTGCCGAACGCTATCCACAATACTGGCAGGAAGAATCTGATGGGGACACAAGTACAAACCGCTACGAACGCCAGCTCCTCGAAGCACATCTCAAGCGCAGGGGTATCAAACTGAAGCCCGGGGTCCAGTACTTCAAGATTTTTGATACTCGAGGGGGCAACACCTACAAAAAACGGGTTGCCGCGAACACGCGCGTGAGCCTCTCAGCACTGGTCGTCAATTTTATTGATATCTTGACCCATCAGCGCTCACAATCCGATGTCCTACAACAGCTCGCGCCTGATGAATCCGCTTTTCGAGCTTTGGCCCGCTCATGGTTCTCGCATTCGGTATTTTTCGATATTTTACGCATTATTGCAGCACAAAACGCAACTGTAGTCCTCACCAGCGATCATGGTTCTGTCTTCTGTAACAGGGCAACCCGCGCTTACGGTAATCGTGATACGACTACCAGCCTCCGATTTAAAATCGGCTCTAACTTGGGATGCGAAGAACGTGAGGCGGTGTATCTCCGAAATCCAAAGGAGTATCGACTACCGGCGGAAAATGCAAGCAAGGACTACATTCTCGCGAAAGACGATTATTATTTCGTCTATCCGAACGATTTTTATAAGTATAAACGGCAGTTTCAAGGAGGGTTCCAGCACGGCGGTATCTCGATGGGTGAACTCATAACGCCTGTCGTCACACTAACACCGCGGCTGTAA
- the rplU gene encoding 50S ribosomal protein L21 — MYAVFASGGKQHRVEVGSLIDVEKLDAAVGDSVTFSSVLAVADDEGQLQAGSPYLDNTSVTAEVVQQARGKKMVVFKSKRRKGYKRKLGHRQSFTRVKITAIGAVEEQSDGS; from the coding sequence ATGTATGCAGTCTTTGCGAGCGGCGGGAAACAGCATCGGGTGGAGGTAGGAAGCCTAATTGATGTTGAAAAACTCGATGCAGCGGTCGGTGACAGTGTCACCTTCTCGTCCGTTTTGGCTGTCGCTGACGATGAGGGTCAGTTACAAGCCGGCTCGCCTTATCTTGACAATACTTCAGTTACAGCTGAAGTGGTTCAGCAGGCACGCGGGAAAAAGATGGTTGTCTTCAAATCGAAACGCCGTAAAGGTTACAAACGTAAGTTAGGGCATCGTCAATCATTTACACGCGTGAAAATTACCGCTATTGGCGCGGTGGAGGAACAATCTGATGGCTCATAA
- a CDS encoding DUF4398 domain-containing protein → MKRAIWLITLIVVLGCGGQLQQLALETMENAQVALTSANAMGAQEAADTPLRTAQEMLVTAENAMDAGDVEQAYRLALRSYLHARIATEIAIAIREEANVQEVQAQLTLTEQNVDAVLQRLEAMKAELEALKKF, encoded by the coding sequence ATGAAACGGGCAATCTGGCTCATAACGCTGATAGTCGTCCTCGGGTGTGGTGGACAATTACAGCAACTCGCCCTCGAAACGATGGAGAATGCTCAGGTCGCTCTGACTTCTGCCAACGCGATGGGGGCACAGGAGGCTGCCGATACCCCATTACGCACCGCTCAAGAGATGCTCGTCACGGCTGAAAACGCAATGGATGCTGGTGATGTAGAGCAGGCATATCGACTCGCACTCCGCTCGTATCTTCACGCGCGAATCGCAACTGAGATCGCCATCGCAATTCGCGAGGAAGCAAACGTTCAAGAGGTACAAGCGCAGCTCACGCTTACCGAGCAGAACGTCGACGCGGTGCTCCAGAGACTTGAGGCGATGAAAGCTGAACTTGAAGCCTTAAAGAAATTCTAA